The Candidatus Nitrosymbiomonas proteolyticus genome has a segment encoding these proteins:
- a CDS encoding 1-deoxy-D-xylulose-5-phosphate reductoisomerase, with protein sequence MKRVAVLGSTGSIGVQTLDVVSQHPDRLRVVGLAASRSAGKLKEQSARWGVGRLALYENGLDDSIPSGLEAVCDLACDPDVDIVVVSVAGVIGLVPTLRAIEAGKQIALASKEVLVAAGEIVMPLVERTGVKLTPIDSEHSAIFQCLQGSSPDQVSKLILTASGGPFRGKTQSDLRDVSLEATLNHPTWNMGGKITVDSATLMNKGLEMIEARWLFGIPIERVEVVVHPQSIVHSMVEFMDGSVVAQLGWPDMRLPIQYALLHPERVPNSLRPWSPVETPNLTFEAPDYETFRCPVLARESLRIGGTMPCVMNAANERAVRAFLNRQIGFLRIAECVERAMNAHEPVRTSLESILESDRWAREFVDAECVRAGEKV encoded by the coding sequence GTGAAGAGGGTTGCGGTCCTGGGTAGCACGGGCAGCATCGGCGTCCAGACGCTCGATGTTGTGTCGCAGCATCCCGACCGATTGCGGGTCGTCGGTTTGGCGGCAAGTCGAAGCGCAGGCAAGCTCAAGGAACAATCCGCGCGTTGGGGAGTTGGCCGACTGGCGCTTTACGAAAACGGCCTCGACGACTCGATCCCGTCGGGGCTCGAAGCGGTGTGCGATCTCGCCTGCGATCCGGATGTGGACATCGTGGTTGTCAGCGTCGCGGGAGTGATCGGCCTCGTGCCTACGCTGAGGGCCATCGAAGCCGGGAAGCAGATCGCTTTGGCCAGTAAAGAGGTGCTCGTCGCGGCCGGCGAGATCGTGATGCCCTTGGTCGAGCGAACGGGCGTCAAGCTGACTCCGATCGATAGCGAGCATTCGGCCATCTTCCAATGCCTTCAGGGGTCTTCGCCGGATCAAGTCTCCAAGCTGATCCTCACGGCAAGCGGGGGACCGTTCCGTGGGAAGACCCAGTCCGACCTGCGCGACGTCTCCTTGGAGGCTACGCTGAACCATCCGACCTGGAACATGGGTGGGAAGATCACCGTCGACTCAGCAACCTTGATGAACAAGGGCTTGGAAATGATCGAGGCCCGTTGGCTGTTCGGGATCCCCATCGAACGCGTCGAGGTGGTGGTGCATCCCCAAAGCATCGTGCATTCGATGGTGGAGTTCATGGATGGCAGCGTCGTCGCGCAATTGGGCTGGCCCGACATGCGGCTTCCCATCCAGTATGCTCTTCTGCACCCCGAGCGAGTTCCGAACTCGTTGCGGCCTTGGAGCCCGGTCGAGACGCCGAATCTGACCTTCGAGGCGCCCGATTACGAGACGTTCCGCTGCCCCGTCCTCGCCAGGGAGAGCCTTCGGATTGGGGGGACGATGCCGTGCGTGATGAACGCGGCCAACGAACGGGCCGTTCGGGCGTTCTTGAACCGCCAGATCGGTTTCTTGCGTATTGCAGAATGTGTCGAGCGCGCGATGAATGCGCACGAACCTGTCCGTACGAGCTTGGAGTCGATTTTGGAGTCGGACCGATGGGCGCGTGAATTCGTCGACGCGGAATGCGTCCGCGCCGGCGAGAAAGTGTAA
- a CDS encoding peptidase M50 produces the protein MWAAAISILAFITVITLLVAAHEYGHYLFARLFRMEVEEFAIGLGRPILLRRPSKSAGEFTIRAWPVGGFVRIKGMEPQEDGSEVNIPNGFYSRGPWSRFWVLLAGPLFSLAAGILILAGVFAASGVNRPLNEPVIGMIVEQGAAFKAGVRLNDRVLSVDSQPVNTFYELVAAVRDRPGEELEFVVDRGGERQVFRVTPERDTEPTAVLGPDLFPTMESKVQGKIGAQWGHKKVRLGPIESVVEATLYPVKMVEGLFGMAKNPNRIKTEGGGPISIFMLISATVQQGLTEALTFAGLLSMSLGIFNLLPIPPLDGGQMSIAFVEILRGGRRLKFAVQTWVHSIGLVLVLVMVLGFVGLDFSRLLGPKKEITVHSASEKKPSEPPAERAR, from the coding sequence ATGTGGGCCGCCGCCATTTCGATACTCGCCTTCATCACCGTGATCACGCTGCTGGTCGCAGCGCATGAGTACGGCCACTACTTGTTCGCAAGGCTCTTCCGCATGGAAGTCGAAGAGTTCGCGATTGGGCTCGGTCGGCCCATCTTGCTCCGACGCCCTTCGAAGTCGGCGGGCGAATTCACGATTCGCGCGTGGCCCGTCGGGGGGTTTGTTCGCATCAAGGGGATGGAGCCGCAAGAGGATGGGAGCGAAGTCAACATCCCCAATGGGTTCTATAGCCGAGGTCCATGGTCCCGGTTCTGGGTTCTCCTCGCGGGGCCGCTGTTTAGCTTGGCCGCGGGGATCCTCATTCTTGCCGGGGTGTTTGCGGCCTCGGGGGTGAACCGGCCGCTCAATGAACCTGTGATCGGCATGATCGTCGAGCAGGGGGCGGCTTTCAAGGCTGGAGTCCGGCTGAACGACCGGGTGCTTAGCGTTGACTCCCAACCTGTGAACACCTTCTATGAGCTCGTCGCCGCCGTGCGAGATCGGCCGGGCGAGGAACTCGAGTTTGTCGTGGATCGCGGCGGCGAGCGCCAGGTGTTTCGTGTGACCCCCGAACGGGATACGGAGCCGACCGCCGTTTTGGGGCCCGACCTCTTTCCCACGATGGAAAGCAAGGTGCAGGGCAAGATCGGAGCGCAATGGGGCCACAAGAAGGTGCGCCTTGGCCCGATCGAATCCGTAGTGGAGGCGACGCTCTACCCCGTGAAAATGGTCGAGGGTCTTTTCGGCATGGCGAAGAACCCCAACCGCATCAAAACGGAGGGCGGCGGGCCGATCTCCATTTTCATGCTGATCTCGGCGACGGTGCAACAGGGCTTGACCGAGGCGCTCACCTTCGCCGGACTCCTCAGCATGTCCCTCGGAATTTTCAACCTATTGCCGATCCCTCCGCTCGACGGCGGGCAAATGAGCATCGCCTTCGTCGAGATTCTCAGGGGCGGGCGCAGGCTGAAGTTCGCGGTACAAACGTGGGTCCACTCGATCGGCTTGGTGCTGGTCCTGGTGATGGTGCTGGGGTTTGTGGGGCTGGACTTTTCGCGCCTCCTCGGACCTAAGAAGGAGATCACGGTTCACAGCGCCTCCGAGAAGAAACCCTCCGAACCACCCGCCGAAAGAGCACGGTAG
- a CDS encoding diaminopimelate decarboxylase, translating into MPTADATDLRFRLTEEQARRLATEFGTPLYVLDETSLRERIREFVVAARRAYANSQVSYASKANSTLAVLAIAHQEGCSIDVASEGEFRAALAAGVPPQACHLHGNNKSRQELSFAIEHGIGAIVIDHFDEIEMLKALASKAPQCPQVLLRLAPGVDPKTHEKIATGQADTKFGFNIADGAALRAVEQTLRANLPLAGFHCHVGSQLMDSEAQTSGAELIARFAIEAKATLGFVATVLNVGGGLGVRYTDSDRPEPVDLFCQNIAATVRATLKGSGIDPILIFEPGRSLVAESGVTLYTVGVVKTVLVSAGKTRTYVAVDGGLSDNPRPAIYGARYSIERVAPPSAGPMRVVTVSGRHCETDRLIAEASLPEDIAPGNLVQVLTTGAYASSMASNYNRYPRPATVLVRPDGEFCTVQVRETFDSMLAREVVPEDLRRKG; encoded by the coding sequence ATGCCAACTGCAGATGCCACGGACCTTAGGTTCCGTTTGACCGAGGAGCAGGCGCGACGACTGGCAACGGAGTTTGGAACGCCCCTGTACGTCCTCGACGAAACCTCTCTCCGTGAGAGGATTCGCGAGTTCGTCGTAGCCGCTCGGCGAGCCTATGCGAACTCACAGGTGTCGTATGCATCAAAGGCCAACAGCACCTTGGCAGTGCTCGCCATCGCCCATCAAGAGGGTTGCTCGATCGACGTCGCAAGCGAAGGGGAGTTCCGCGCGGCGCTTGCGGCAGGCGTCCCCCCTCAAGCGTGCCACCTGCACGGGAACAACAAGTCGAGGCAGGAGTTGAGCTTTGCCATCGAGCACGGCATCGGGGCGATCGTGATCGACCATTTCGACGAGATCGAGATGCTGAAGGCGCTCGCTTCGAAAGCCCCTCAATGCCCCCAAGTCTTGCTCCGACTCGCGCCCGGAGTCGATCCCAAAACTCACGAGAAGATTGCAACGGGCCAGGCTGATACCAAGTTCGGATTCAACATCGCCGACGGCGCAGCGCTCCGAGCCGTCGAGCAGACTCTGAGGGCCAACTTGCCGCTCGCGGGATTTCATTGCCACGTAGGCTCTCAACTGATGGACTCGGAAGCCCAGACTTCGGGCGCAGAACTGATCGCCAGGTTCGCCATAGAGGCCAAAGCCACGCTCGGGTTCGTGGCCACGGTATTGAACGTCGGGGGAGGCCTTGGCGTCCGCTACACGGACTCAGATCGTCCTGAGCCTGTGGACTTGTTCTGTCAGAACATCGCCGCCACCGTCAGGGCCACCCTAAAGGGCTCGGGCATCGACCCGATCCTTATTTTCGAACCCGGCCGGTCTCTCGTGGCGGAGTCCGGCGTCACGCTCTACACCGTTGGAGTCGTAAAGACCGTGCTCGTAAGCGCGGGCAAGACCCGTACCTATGTCGCGGTCGACGGTGGTCTGAGCGACAACCCTCGTCCCGCCATATATGGAGCAAGGTACAGCATCGAGCGAGTGGCCCCACCGTCCGCAGGCCCGATGCGAGTCGTCACCGTCAGCGGGCGGCACTGCGAAACCGACCGCCTGATCGCCGAAGCCTCCCTGCCCGAAGATATCGCGCCAGGAAACCTGGTCCAAGTCCTCACGACCGGCGCCTATGCGAGTTCGATGGCGAGCAACTACAATCGCTATCCTCGGCCGGCTACAGTTCTTGTTCGCCCTGACGGCGAATTCTGTACGGTCCAAGTACGCGAGACGTTTGACTCGATGCTGGCAAGAGAGGTGGTCCCTGAAGACCTGAGGAGGAAGGGCTGA
- a CDS encoding Zn-dependent protease produces MGDVSMLFIVCVIPVILISVALHEFAHAKMADLAGDPTPRFYGRVTLNPLAHLDPLGTVMIVITVLSGFGIGWGKPVPVNPSRMKNPRWDHFASVAAGPLSNVLQATVYAVIARLLMTTGVLAPQQLFDPLNPLSIILVMGVVINIGLALFNMIPLGPLDGHWIVGAFLPERQRIQWYAWNRNYGGFLFLALIILGQVFPDFDVIEKVFTPLYPRILQFFFGL; encoded by the coding sequence ATGGGCGACGTCTCCATGCTGTTCATTGTCTGCGTCATCCCCGTCATCTTGATCTCGGTTGCGCTCCACGAGTTCGCCCACGCTAAGATGGCCGACCTCGCGGGGGACCCCACACCCCGCTTCTATGGACGGGTCACTCTCAACCCCCTCGCTCATCTCGATCCCCTAGGGACCGTCATGATTGTGATCACGGTGCTGTCGGGCTTTGGAATCGGCTGGGGCAAGCCTGTTCCTGTGAATCCCAGTCGGATGAAGAACCCCCGGTGGGATCATTTCGCCTCGGTCGCCGCCGGTCCTCTCTCCAACGTGCTTCAAGCAACCGTCTATGCCGTCATCGCTCGGCTGCTGATGACGACGGGGGTCTTGGCGCCCCAACAACTCTTCGATCCCTTGAATCCCCTCTCGATCATTCTGGTCATGGGGGTTGTGATCAACATTGGGCTTGCGCTCTTTAACATGATCCCGTTGGGACCGCTCGACGGACACTGGATCGTAGGCGCGTTCTTGCCCGAACGCCAGCGGATCCAGTGGTACGCGTGGAACCGAAACTATGGCGGGTTTCTCTTTCTCGCGCTGATCATTTTGGGCCAGGTCTTCCCCGATTTCGATGTCATCGAGAAGGTCTTTACCCCGCTCTACCCTCGCATTCTCCAGTTCTTCTTCGGGCTTTAG
- a CDS encoding 4-hydroxyphenylpyruvate dioxygenase gives MMSQDIFPIRRIDHVRFYVNNARQSAYFYQHAFGFDITGFQGLETGSTSEVDYLVQQQDLKFLFSAPIRPGHPKAPSIAQHGDFVQDICFEVDDVDTAYSAAVERGARSARAPFTLSNEEGEVRLASIHTYGDVIHTLLNRDNFKGHFLPGFRRMHEPGDPLGLIDVDHIVGNVELGKMNEWVRFYADVLGFKQLVSFDDKDISTEYTALMSKVMANGNQRVKFPINEPAEGKKKSQIDEYLEFFGGAGVQHVALLTDDIIHTVSRLRARGLQFLNVPKTYYEELPKRVGAIDEDIRELAELGVLVDRDEDGYLLQLFTKPITDRPTLFYEIIQRKGAKSFGKGNFKALFEAIEREQALRGTL, from the coding sequence ATGATGAGCCAAGACATTTTTCCGATTCGAAGGATCGACCACGTTCGATTCTATGTCAACAACGCCCGCCAATCGGCGTACTTCTACCAGCACGCGTTTGGATTCGACATCACCGGGTTCCAAGGGCTCGAGACCGGGAGCACCAGCGAAGTCGATTACCTCGTGCAGCAGCAGGACCTCAAGTTCCTATTTTCCGCCCCGATTCGCCCTGGGCACCCGAAAGCGCCCAGCATCGCCCAGCACGGCGATTTCGTTCAAGACATCTGTTTTGAAGTGGACGATGTCGATACCGCCTACAGCGCCGCCGTCGAGCGTGGTGCAAGGTCAGCGAGGGCGCCGTTCACGCTCTCGAATGAGGAGGGAGAGGTCAGGCTCGCTTCCATCCACACCTACGGCGACGTCATTCACACGCTTCTCAACCGCGACAACTTCAAGGGCCACTTTCTCCCTGGATTTCGGCGGATGCACGAGCCCGGAGATCCGCTCGGCCTGATCGACGTGGACCACATCGTGGGCAACGTCGAATTGGGAAAGATGAATGAATGGGTCAGGTTCTACGCCGACGTTCTTGGGTTCAAGCAGTTGGTCTCGTTCGACGACAAGGACATTTCGACCGAGTACACGGCGCTGATGTCGAAGGTGATGGCCAACGGCAACCAGCGGGTGAAGTTCCCGATCAATGAGCCTGCGGAGGGCAAGAAGAAGAGCCAAATCGACGAGTACCTCGAGTTCTTCGGAGGAGCAGGGGTCCAGCACGTGGCTCTGCTCACTGACGACATCATCCACACCGTAAGCCGCCTGCGAGCCCGTGGGCTCCAGTTCCTGAACGTTCCCAAGACGTACTATGAGGAACTGCCCAAGAGAGTGGGCGCCATCGACGAAGACATTCGGGAGCTGGCCGAATTGGGCGTGTTGGTGGACCGTGATGAGGACGGCTACTTGCTTCAACTCTTCACTAAGCCGATCACGGACCGCCCCACGCTGTTTTATGAGATTATCCAGCGCAAAGGGGCCAAGAGCTTCGGAAAGGGCAATTTCAAGGCGCTCTTTGAAGCCATCGAGCGAGAACAGGCGCTTCGCGGCACGCTCTAA
- a CDS encoding tryptophan--tRNA ligase has translation MKQRILSGMQPTNPRLHLGNYEGALRNWVDLQKRYKMYCCVVDWHALTTLFESPQEIAQNSREVAKDYVAAGIDPSRSSVFIQSHVKEHAELHLLLSMVTPLGWLERVPTYKEKKLQLKSEGEPYGLLGYPVLQAADILLYRPAGVPVGRDQAPHLEITREIARRFNFLYGETFPEFESMIPSDELRAKLPGLDADESGQIRKMSKSYGNCIYLNESEDETAEKIRGAFTTPTKMRKTDPGVPEGCAVCQYLRVYSPKWEVQWEEDRQGLRGCMQNKRELTEILNEYLRPIRERRKQISDADIEGILKQGAEEAREFAVETMDLVRGAMGLR, from the coding sequence ATGAAGCAACGAATCCTCAGCGGAATGCAACCGACCAACCCCAGGCTCCACCTCGGGAACTACGAAGGCGCGCTCAGGAACTGGGTGGACCTCCAAAAACGGTACAAGATGTACTGCTGCGTGGTCGATTGGCACGCGCTGACGACCCTGTTCGAAAGCCCGCAGGAAATCGCCCAGAACTCCCGCGAGGTCGCCAAAGACTACGTAGCGGCGGGCATCGACCCGAGTCGCTCGTCGGTGTTCATTCAGTCGCACGTAAAGGAACACGCCGAGCTTCACTTGCTTCTGAGCATGGTCACTCCTCTCGGCTGGCTCGAACGGGTCCCGACCTATAAGGAAAAGAAGCTGCAGCTCAAATCGGAAGGCGAGCCCTATGGACTCCTCGGCTACCCGGTGCTGCAAGCCGCGGACATCCTGCTGTATCGTCCGGCCGGGGTTCCCGTGGGACGCGACCAGGCTCCGCACCTGGAGATCACGCGCGAGATCGCCCGGCGCTTCAATTTTCTGTACGGAGAGACCTTTCCGGAGTTCGAGAGTATGATTCCCTCCGACGAACTCAGGGCCAAACTCCCAGGACTCGACGCGGATGAATCGGGGCAGATTCGCAAAATGTCTAAGTCCTACGGCAACTGCATTTACCTCAACGAAAGCGAGGATGAGACTGCCGAGAAGATTCGAGGCGCATTCACAACCCCGACGAAGATGCGAAAGACCGACCCCGGAGTACCCGAGGGCTGCGCGGTCTGCCAGTACCTACGGGTGTACTCCCCCAAGTGGGAAGTGCAATGGGAAGAGGATCGCCAGGGTCTGCGCGGGTGTATGCAGAACAAGCGCGAACTGACCGAGATTCTCAATGAGTACCTCCGGCCGATCCGCGAACGAAGAAAGCAGATATCCGACGCCGACATCGAAGGGATATTGAAGCAAGGAGCGGAGGAAGCGCGCGAGTTCGCGGTCGAAACGATGGACCTCGTTCGGGGAGCCATGGGCCTCCGCTGA
- a CDS encoding sugar phosphate isomerase/epimerase codes for MEREPQDSALSRRSLLASMVSLPVAGLFRSERFGQIPTSPYAPFRMGIHSYSLRGFDLNRAIETTRRLGLRHWEAFSAHVPLSNDPIFRSAVRTDLRIAGIHLAVCGVQAFDGDAAKSRRIFESAKLLGLETLSADPTPEALPALNDLTQEFGINIAIHNHGPGARYGKAADIERAVSRHNVRMGVCIDTGHALRSAEDPVRWVEIFGERVHDIHLKDVKDRTNWTILGQGDLRLGDFFRALAAQKYAGIVALEYEEKPDDPTADIEACLQAVRMTLSRVR; via the coding sequence ATGGAACGGGAACCGCAAGACTCCGCACTCAGCCGGCGATCGCTGCTCGCTTCGATGGTGAGCCTGCCCGTCGCAGGCCTCTTCCGGTCAGAAAGGTTCGGTCAGATCCCAACGAGCCCCTACGCACCCTTTCGGATGGGGATTCATTCGTACTCGCTGCGCGGGTTCGACCTGAACCGGGCGATCGAGACGACCCGTCGGCTGGGACTTAGGCACTGGGAGGCGTTTTCCGCGCATGTTCCGCTCTCCAACGATCCGATCTTCCGAAGCGCGGTCCGCACGGACTTACGCATCGCTGGTATCCACCTGGCCGTGTGTGGAGTCCAAGCCTTCGATGGCGATGCGGCCAAATCGCGTCGTATATTCGAGTCCGCAAAGCTCCTCGGGCTGGAGACTCTATCGGCCGATCCCACACCGGAGGCCCTACCCGCTCTCAACGATCTGACGCAAGAATTTGGCATCAACATCGCCATTCACAACCACGGACCCGGCGCAAGATATGGCAAGGCCGCCGACATCGAGCGCGCCGTTTCACGCCACAACGTCCGCATGGGAGTTTGCATCGACACCGGCCACGCGCTCAGGTCGGCCGAAGACCCAGTGCGCTGGGTTGAGATCTTTGGCGAAAGGGTCCACGACATCCACCTCAAGGACGTCAAGGACCGTACCAACTGGACGATCTTGGGTCAGGGCGACCTCAGGCTCGGCGACTTCTTTCGAGCGCTCGCCGCACAAAAGTATGCGGGAATTGTGGCGCTCGAATATGAGGAGAAACCGGACGACCCAACGGCCGACATCGAGGCCTGCCTCCAAGCAGTCCGGATGACGCTCTCCCGCGTCCGGTAG
- a CDS encoding choice-of-anchor B domain containig protein yields MRYSTTTFSFLRVALGLTALTFGIAATSEAQFARKGVRLLSNLPLSEFPGDPSSGSGGWGYVSASEREYAVFGVRNGTAVVDITNPTQPAIIGHVQGPNSTWHEPTVLGDFAYSVCDGVDQGMHIIDLRQADLGVITHAGTYTGNNLKRVHTIQPNPAKKLLYLNGSNIANGGLVVLDVSNPVAPVQVGAWTEKYVHDCQVVDFTSGPNAGKEIAFLCCGGAGLYIVDITDKGNMVTLGFIDYISGSNYCHSGQLSPDGRYFLINDEFDEGNALVDECTTHIIDVSDLTNPTYAGRFQNGGQYIDHNSHVRGNLLYLAAYRGGLRIFDVADAQNIRELGYFDTHPNNGFSYTGAWGVCAIFPSGNVTIFDINRGLFVLDPGEAIGFGAPILSANVVAGDLISGGPKELRKSDDRRFVMKASDQGTSDVAELTVEINAKTDISPANVLGLQFETSCQFISTAKGKVMLWNWAQSRWDAVGDFDLTTVEGLDSISGLPGGTYVNSSGEIRMRLSFQPGPESEPSEYVIKIDMVRFGVES; encoded by the coding sequence ATGCGATATTCAACCACGACTTTTTCCTTTCTTCGAGTGGCGCTTGGGCTGACGGCTCTTACCTTTGGGATCGCCGCCACCTCCGAGGCTCAGTTCGCCCGAAAGGGCGTGCGTCTGCTTTCCAACCTGCCTCTGAGCGAGTTTCCCGGTGACCCATCGTCCGGCTCCGGCGGATGGGGTTACGTTTCGGCGAGCGAGCGCGAGTATGCGGTTTTCGGAGTCAGAAACGGCACCGCCGTCGTCGACATTACGAACCCAACTCAGCCCGCGATCATCGGCCACGTGCAGGGGCCCAACTCCACTTGGCACGAACCCACGGTGCTCGGCGACTTCGCCTACTCGGTGTGTGACGGCGTCGATCAGGGGATGCATATCATCGACCTGCGGCAGGCTGATCTGGGTGTAATTACCCACGCCGGGACCTACACTGGAAACAACCTCAAACGGGTTCACACGATTCAACCCAACCCCGCCAAGAAGCTCCTGTACCTCAACGGGTCGAACATCGCCAACGGCGGATTGGTCGTTCTCGATGTCTCCAACCCGGTCGCTCCTGTGCAGGTAGGGGCATGGACGGAGAAATACGTTCACGATTGCCAAGTGGTCGACTTCACGTCGGGGCCCAACGCCGGCAAGGAGATCGCGTTCCTCTGTTGCGGGGGAGCGGGGCTGTACATTGTCGACATCACCGACAAAGGCAACATGGTCACGCTCGGGTTCATCGACTACATATCGGGCTCCAATTATTGCCACTCGGGGCAACTATCCCCGGACGGCAGGTACTTCCTGATCAACGACGAGTTCGACGAGGGCAACGCGTTGGTCGACGAGTGTACGACTCACATCATCGACGTCTCCGACCTGACGAACCCGACTTATGCGGGGAGGTTCCAAAACGGGGGTCAGTACATCGATCACAACTCCCACGTACGCGGGAATCTTTTATATCTTGCAGCCTATCGGGGCGGGTTGAGGATTTTCGACGTCGCCGATGCACAGAACATCCGCGAATTGGGTTATTTCGACACGCACCCCAACAACGGATTCTCCTATACGGGCGCTTGGGGCGTCTGCGCGATCTTCCCGAGCGGGAACGTCACGATCTTCGACATCAACAGGGGGTTGTTCGTACTCGATCCCGGCGAGGCGATCGGCTTCGGCGCCCCCATTCTCTCTGCGAACGTCGTAGCCGGAGACTTGATCTCTGGCGGGCCCAAGGAACTCCGCAAGTCGGACGATCGGCGGTTTGTGATGAAGGCGTCCGACCAAGGTACATCCGACGTGGCTGAACTCACCGTCGAGATCAATGCAAAGACCGACATCTCACCCGCGAATGTTCTGGGACTGCAATTCGAGACCTCTTGTCAGTTCATCTCCACTGCAAAGGGCAAGGTCATGCTCTGGAACTGGGCGCAAAGCCGTTGGGACGCCGTGGGCGATTTCGACCTGACGACCGTCGAAGGCCTCGATTCGATCTCGGGCCTTCCAGGCGGAACCTACGTGAACTCGAGCGGTGAAATCCGCATGAGGCTCAGCTTCCAGCCTGGGCCTGAGTCGGAACCGTCGGAGTACGTAATCAAGATCGACATGGTCCGCTTCGGCGTCGAGTCGTAG